The Clostridium aceticum genomic interval GGAATTCTTCGACTTATTAACTTTGCCCATGGTGAGATTTTTATGATGTCCTTATATTTTGCTTTTTATGGTGTTAGTATATTTAATATGCCATGGTATCTATCCTTTTTAGTGGCGATTATTATGACCGCAGCATTGGGGATGCTGGTAGAAAGAGCGGCATACAAACCATTAAGAGATTCCCCGAGGATTACCATTATGGTTTCCGCCATTGGAGCCTCCTTTTTTATTCAAAACCTTTCTATTGTTATTTTTGGCGGTAGACCGAAGGCTTTTCCAAATGTAAAGCTGTTAACAGATGTTATGCAGATTGGCGCTGTCTCTCTTCAAAGATTAACATTAATTATTCCTGTTGTAACGATTATCTTATTGTTTAGCTTATTATTTTTAGTAAATAAGACAAAAACAGGTATGGCAATGCGGGCTGTATCTAAGGACCATGAAACTGCTAGATTGATGGGAATTGATGTCAATAGAATTATCACCATTACCTTTGGTATAGGTTCTATTTTAGCAGCCATCGGAGGGATTATGTGGGGGGCGAAGTTTCCACAAATTCAGCCAGCAATGGGGGTTATGCCAGGATTGAAATGTTTTGTTGCTGCTGTTGTAGGCGGCATTGGTAATATTACGGGAGCGGTAATTGGAGGATTTATTCTTGGCGTAGGGGAGATTATGCTCATCGCATTTTTACCAAATTTAACTGGTTATCGTGATGCCTTCGCTTTTGTATTGTTGATTGTTATTCTCCTATTTAAGCCAACGGGCATCATGGGAGAAAAAATATCGGAGAAGGTGTAGACTATGAAGAAGAGAAATGTAATTTTAACCATCTTATCTATTATTTTATTAGTAGCATTTCTAGGGTATGCCAATAAAAACTTTGACGCTTATAAAGTAAGAATTCTGAACCTATGTGCCATTTATGTTGTACTAGGACTTAGTATGAACCTAATCAATGGTTTCACCGGCTTGTTTTCTTTAGGACATGCTGGCTTCATGGCGGTGGGGGCTTATACAACCGCTTTATTGACCATGACACCGGAAAGTAAGGAGATGACCTTTTTCCTAGAACCTATTATCGCACCATTGGCGGAGGTGACGTTGCCTTTCTTTATAGCATTGCTGCTGGGGGGCTTGTTAGCAGCCTTTGTAGCTTTCTTGATTGGTGCACCTACCTTAAGGCTAAGGGGAGATTATTTAGCTATTGCAACCTTAGGGTTTTCAGAGATTATCCGTATTATTTTTACCAATACGCAAAATATCACCAATGGACCTTTAGGATTGAAATCCATCCCTAATACAACCAACCTTTGGTGGAGCTTTGGTACGATGCTTTTTACAATCATGGTAATGGTTTCTTTGATTAAAAGCAGTTATGGAAAAGCCTTTAAAGCTATTCGAGAAGATGAAATTGCTGCAGAAAGTATGGGGGTTAACTTATTTAAGCATAAGGTAATGTCTTTTGTCATTGGTGCTTTTTTTGCTGGTGTAGGGGGAGGTCTATTAGGAAACCTACTGGGCACCATTAACCCTATGATGTTCCGATTTGTTTTAACCTTTAATGTATTATTGATTATTGTTTTAGGTGGTATGGGAAGTATCACAGGAACAGTAATCTCTGCTTTTGTTGTAACAGCAGGTCTAGAATACTTGAGATTTTTAGATGAGTCTATTAACCTTGGTTTCATTAGACTAGAGGGAATTGCTGGACTCCGAATGGTGGTTTTTTCTGCTTTATTGATGATTGTAGTTATTTTCTTTAGAAATGGTTTAATGGGTACCAATGAATTTAGCTGGGATAAACTTTTTAACTTCTTTCAAAGAAGACCCTTTAGCAAGAAGGGGGTAGGACAATAATGACAATATTAAAGACAGATCATATTACAATGCGATTTGGAGGTTTAACTGCTGTTAAAGAGTTCAATCTTGAGATTCATCAAGGGGAAATTGTTGCTTTGATTGGCCCTAATGGAGCGGGAAAGACAACTGCCTTCAACATGATTACAGGGGTTTATAGACCTACAGAAGGCAAAATTATTTTTAACAATGGACAAATTACAGGCTTAAAACCCCATGAGATTACAAAACGGGGGATGGCTAGAACCTTTCAAAATATTCGTTTATTTAAAGAACTGAGTGTATTGGACAATGTTTTCATTGCTAACCATCTACACTTAAAATCCAATCTGCTTCAATCGATTGGCGGGAAGATGTACCCTGACTTTTTAGATAAAATATGGCAGCCTAAGTATAAAAAAGAAGAAAAAGAAATTTTAGAAAAATCCCACATGCTGTTGGAAAAGGTAGGACTAGTAGATTTAAGACACGAAAAAGCCAGTAGTTTGCCTTATGGGGTTCAGAGAAAGTTAGAAATTGCTAGAGCCCTAGCTACTGATCCTAAGCTGCTATTGCTGGACGAACCTGCTGCAGGAATGAATCCAAAGGAAACCAATGATTTAACGGATTTTATCAGACAAATTCGAGATGAGTTTGATCTAACGATCTTCCTGATTGAACACCATATGCAGGTGGTTATGGATATATCCAATAGAATTTATGTTTTAGACTATGGTGTTACGATTGCAGAGGGAAGCCCCTATGAGATTCAGAATAATGAGAGAGTAATTCAAGCCTACTTGGGGGTGAGTGAAGATGCTTAAAATAGAAGATTTAAAGGTTTCCTATGGAGGTATTCAAGCCTTAAAGGGAATTAATTTAGAAGTACAAGAGGGAAAAATTGTTGCCTTAATCGGAGCCAATGGTGCTGGTAAAAGTACTACCCTTCGTTCTATCGTGGGTTTGACCAAGCCAGAGGCAGGCAAGATCACTTATCATGGAGAAGATTTATCTAAGGTACAAACCAAAGATATGGTAAGTAAGGGTATCACCCTTGTACCAGAGGGTAGAAGGGTTTTTTCTAACTTAACGGTACTGGAAAATATAAAAATAGGTGCCTTTTATAGAAAAGATGAAAAAAATATTAAAGAAGATATAGAGTGGGTTTACTCCTTATTTCCGAGGTTAAAAGAAAGAACGTGGCAGTTGGCAGGGACCCTATCTGGTGGTGAACAACAGATGCTGGCGGTAGGCAGAGCACTGATGTCAAGACCGAAGCTTTTGATGATGGATGAACCTTCTTTAGGATTAGCGCCTTTGATTGTAAAGGAAATTTTCAATATTATTGAAGAAATCCATAAGCAGGGGGTAACGATTCTTTTGATAGAACAAAACGCTAATGTGTCCTTAAAGATCGCTCATCAAGCCTATGTTATGGAAACAGGAACCATTACCCTTGAGGGTACGGGAAAAGAATTGTTGACTAACGAAGAAGTGAAAAAAGCATATCTTGGCGAAAGCGTGCATGGATAATTAAATAAAAAAACCTTTAGGCTATTAGGCGAGGTTACTAAAAAGTACTTTTGTCATCCTGAGCACTAGCGAAGGATCTTTGCAGACTAGATTCTTCACTGTGTTCAGAATGACAGACTGTGATGATATAACAAAAGTAAGACTTTTTTGGTAACCTGCTCTTAGTCCTAAGGGTTTTTTTAGTTTAGGTAGGATAATTACTGTTGAAGATGAACTTTAGCATGAATATAGTCTTCAATAGCAGTATCATAGGCTTTGCGTATCTTATCAATCATTGGGTTACTTGCAGAATCATAAACTTGATCATCTACTTTAACGATGGGTAAAACCTTTGGCGAAGTACCGGTCATAAACAAACCCTCAGCTTCTTTTAAGAAGTCTAGAGAAATAGGGGTTTCTACTATAGGGAGTCTTAAGGTTTTACATAAATCAATAATGCGATTTCGTGTAATCCCCTTTAGTACCTTTGCGGCTGGAGCTGTATAAAGTACCCCCTCTTTCACCAAGAAGATATTAGATCGACTGCCCTCTGTAATCTGTTGATGTTGATCTAGTAGAATAGCTTCATAGGCACCTTTGGATTGCAGGGTTTCCTCCACCTGCTGACGAAAGTTTTTTAAAATAACCTTGGCATTGGGATTTTCTCTTTCGGCAGTATATAAAACGGCGGTTATTCCTTTTTTATATTGTTCTTTGCTGGGATAATTGCTTTCAATAAAGAATAAAAATATGTTAGGAGAAGCTTCTTGCAGATTGTTTACAATAAGCTTTAAATTATAGTTATAGCAGTGATTGATCTCTACTAATCTATAGATTTGTTTTCCTATAGCTTCTTTATCTATGCAAAAATCAAAACCCAACAATTGAAAGGATTGGTTTAAACGCTCTAGATGCTCCTCAAGGAAGAGAGGAACACCATGAATGATTCGAATTACTTCATAGACTGAAGTGGTTTTTATAATTTCATAGGGATCAAAGGCTTCGATAGGCGCAATTTCACCGTTAACTAAAAAGTAATCTTTGTGCATCTCTTTATGAGTTCCCTTCATGATGACACCTCCATTTAATAAGATTATTTTACCACCCAATGAACAAAGTGAAAAGAAAAATTTATCGTTGCACACCCCCGTATAAGGGGGCTATAATGTTTATAAGGAGCGTGATAAAAGTGACAACGGGAATTCTATATGTAATTGCCTTTGGTTTTTTAGGTGTATCCTACATAAAGGATCGGGAAAAAACAAAAATGGCATTAAAAAAGGCTTGGAGGGCCTTTGAAAATATTCTGCCACAATTTTTGGGCATTATTATTGTCGTTGGACTTTTATTATCGGTGTTGAACCCTGAAGTGATTGCCAAGGTTTTAGGGGGGCAATCAGGGTGGTTGGGCGTGATAATCTCCTCTGTAGTAGGAGCAATCACCTTAATGCCGCCTTTTGTAGCTTTCCCTACAGCAGCATTATTATTGGAAAATGGAGCGGGACTTATGCAGATGGCAGCCTTTGTGTCCTCTTTAATGATGGTAGGTGTTCTAACAGCACCTATAGAGATACAATATTTAGGAAAAAAGCTAACCTTTTGGAGAAACCTTTTGGCGTTTATTTTTTCTTTTCTTGTAGCTTATATAATAGGGAGGGTGGTATAGATGAAAAAGCTATTGAAGCGATATAGATTTTTTTTAGGGATGTTAGGGGTGTTGGCGTTGATTACCCTCCTCCATAGAAGTATTGGGGTGAAAGCCATAGGTATAGCTACCTTTAGCTTTAGGGAAATGGCGATGATTGTGCCGCCTGTATTTCTTTTATTAGGATTATTAGATGTATGGGTGCCTAAGGAATTGATGATCAAGTATATGGGGGAAGATTCTGGTATAAGGGGAACCGTGCTGGCTTTTTTAATGGGATCTGCAGCGGCAGGACCTTTATATGCGGCTTTTCCTGCGGTGTTAATTTTAATAAAAAAGGGGGCTGGTTTCAAAAACATTTTAGTTTTTATTGGAGCTTGGTCTACTACAAAAATCCCTACCTTATTATTTGAAATGTCAGCTTTAGGAAAGACCTTTGCACTAACAAGGCTTTTGATCAATATTCCAGGAATTATCATTATGGCCCACCTATTGAACTATTTTGTAGCTTCTAAGGAAAAAGAAAATATATACAAAAATGTGAAGAAGCTGGAAAAAGCCTAAAAAACATTAAACTTTCCTTATTGATGTACCGATATAAAGAATATAGGGTATGCTAGAGAATAAAAGTTGCTAGCTACATATTTAGAAAGGAAGTGGGCGTATGAGAATTGGAGGAATTGCCTCCGGCATGGATACAGAATCAATGGTCCAAAACTTGATGCGGGCGGAAAGACTAAGAATTGATAGATTTTTTCAGCAGGAGCAACGTTTAAAGTGGCGACAGGAAGCCTTTAATAATATCAATCGAAGTATGGCAAACTTTATTTTAGATTCAAGAAAAGCTTTTGGTTTAACCACTGTCTCTAACACCGGTACTATGCTAAGCAGGAGTGCCCAAAGTTTTAATTGGGTAAAGAAGGCTGCTTCTAGTAATGAGAGTGTGGTGAAGGCTACTGCTAATGCCAGTGCTATGCCGGGAACACATAAAATACAAGTAGAACAGTTGGCAGAAGTGGCTAGCGTGGCTAGTACAAGGCTTACTGATACGATATTAAATGCTGATGGAACCTTCAAAGAATATGGGACATTTGAAATAACAACTAAGGGAGGAAAGAAAGAAATTACTATTGCTGATGCTAAGGTAGAGGGGAGTAAGGTAATAGAAGCTCCTGTTGATTTTACTGAGCAGCCTCTGATTTTTATGGTTAACAATACTCCAGTAGAATTAACAGGAAACTATACGAGTTTAGAGGGTGAAGAAGGCTTAATTGAAGCAATTCAAAAAAAACTAGGAGAAAGTATTACAGTAGACTTGGATCATGAAGGCAAGCTGGTAATGACGTCAAAACAAAACATCAATATTACAGCTATTGAAGGAGATTTAAGTGTTCTAGGGTTAAATCAGGGAAGTACTCTGGCTACAAATACGATAGACAGTGTCGTTAGAGAATTAAATAGTACAGCAGATGTTAACTTAGGGATTAGAGCAGCCTATGATAAGGATTTAGGCAGGCTAATGATTACTACTAGGGAAACTGGAGAAGAACAACATATAACAATAGGCGGGACTGAAGAGCTTGTAAACAAAATGTTTGGTATAGATGCAGTACATAAAACAGGACAAGATGCTATAATTTATTTCAATGATGAGAGTAGAGAGCAACCAATTAATAAATCCACCAACAACTTCTCTATCTTTGGTATTAACCTACAACTACAGGGTACAGATCCTGGCAAAGAAATTACTATTCATGTAGAATCAGATGTAGATAGCATCTTTGATAAAGTAAAATCTTTTGTAGATGAATATAATAAGATGATAGACATGGTTAATGGTCAATTAGGAGAAAAATACTATAGAGATTTCTCACCTCTTACCAATGAACAAAAGGAGTCCATGTCAGAGAAGGATATTGAACTATGGGAGGAGAAGGCAAAAAGTGGCTTACTTCGAAATGACAGTACCTTGACGAGAACATTACAGACGATGCGAAGCAATTTATATGAAAGAGTAGAGGGCGTGACTGGTAGCTATAATCATATCACACAAATAGGCATTACTACAGGCGCCTATCAAAGTGGTGGTAAGTTAGTGATCGATGAAGAAAAACTCAGAAAAGCGATTAACGATGACCCAGAGGGTGTTGTGGACCTATTATTTAAGACGCCAGATGCCAGTATAACAGATGACAAGGAAAAAATGAAGAATACAGGCTTAGTACAAAGAATCTATGATGGTATGATCGATGGAATAAAGGAAGTCATCAGACAATCTGGTCCAGGGGAGGATGCTGCACTACTCAGAAATGTTCGCTCCAACATCTTAATTGACTTTGTAACAGCAGGTTCTCAAAGTGTATTAGATAAAGACCTCAGCGGCATTAACTCTAGAATCGCTAGAGAAGAGATGCTTTTAGCAAAAAGAGAAGAGCGTTATTGGCAACAGTTTACAGCGATGGAAAAAGCTCTATCCCAGATGAACCAGCAAAGTGCATGGTTGATGTCTCAGTTGGGTCAGCAGCAGTATTAATCGATTATAGAAACAGCTAAACTAGGAAAATAGGTGGTCACATAATGAGGGAAGAACTAGTAGCATATCTCCTTCGTATCAGTGAGGGAAAACGGCTCTTAGTAAATCATTTGCTAAAAATTACACAACAACAAAGTAAAGCTTTAGAAGAAGAGGACACAAAAGCCTTAGAAGACTTGATACAAGAAAAGCAAACAGTTATGGCGAAGGTTGATGTGTTGGATAAGGAATTTGTGGAGAAATATAACTTGATTAAAGAAGAATTAGGGATAGAAAATCTTCAAGAATATGAGGGAGAAATGTCCGCTACATTTAAAGAACTTAGGGAAAAAATAGCTGGTATTTTTAAAGTTATAGAAGAAGTTCAGCGTTTAGATCAAGCAAATACCAAAAAAGTAAAAAACAATATTACAAAAGCACAGCAGAATATCAAATCTATCAAAACTGGAAAAAAAGCACTCACAGGCTATAATCAACCCTATAAAGAAAATCCTTCTTTTTTTATAGATAAGAAAAAGTAATGAATAAACTCTTGAGAAGATAGGCAAAGTAGTAGATAACTTAAAGTTTGAAGCAAAGCATCAAAAAAATACCCCGTAACACACTAGCGGTAGTGAGTTTTAGGGGTATTTGTCCTTTAATGGGCTGGATGATATAATAATACCTGTACAATTGTAGAGGCGATTAATAGATTTTAAAGGAATGGGACGAGTTTGCCTCTATGGTTAAATAACTATTAAATGGTGGTGACAATGAAAAAGGCAGTAATAATACTATTTATTTTATTAAATATTGCACTACCTCAGCCATCTTTTGCTGTTTCTGGGACTTATAGAGTTGCTGGGGATCGACAATTTCCCCCTTATGAATATGTTGATCATGATGGCGTTTATAAAGGCTTTAATGTTGATATACTTAAAGCAATCAGTATTGTAACGGGGATAGAGTTTGAATTTTTGCCTATGAGGTGGGAAGATGCTTATAATTCTATTGAAAGAGGAGAAGCCGACATAATTCAAGGAATGAAAGAATCTCATGATAGAAAAAACAAATTTTTATTTACAGATTCTCTGTTGCTGAATTCTCAGTCCATATTTGTATTAGATAGTAATACAGCAATCTATAGTAAGAGGGATTTAGCTGGTAAAGTAATCGCTCTAATTAAAGAAGATATTGTATATCAGGAAATAAGCAAAATTAACGATGTTAAAATAGTTCAATATGATTCTTTAGAAGAAGCTCTGCAGGACTTATTGAATAATAAAGTTGATGCACTTATTGGAAATACTTTAACTGTTAATTATCTATGTAACGAAATGAATAGTATTGACCTTATAAAGATCGTAGGGGACACGCTAAATGAGCAAAAATATGCCATGGCTGTTGCCATAGATAACGAAATTTTATTGGACAAACTTAATAAGGGAATCTATGAAATTCAGAAGAATGGAATGTATGATTCCCTATATAGAAGATGGTTTGGAATACCTATAAAGAATACAAAAACGCAGTATGAAATTTTATTGAAGGTTACCTTTGGGATTTGTGGTGCCTTAATAGTTATAATTCTAGCCATTCAAAGTATTAATAGAAAATTAAAGAAAATAATACAAGCAAAAACAGAGGCCCAGAAGGCACTTATAAATGAGCTTCGACATTATGATAAAATGCAGTTTATGGATAAGATTATATCCTCAGTTGCACATGAAATACGAAACCCTCTGACTTCGATAAAAATATATACTAGTCAGATGAAAAACAAAATAGATAACAAGGAATTTATGATAGCTGCAGCTGAGGATATCCCTGAAGAAATAGATAGGATAGATGGACTTATTAAGGAATTTATGCAATATACTTCTCCTAAAAAGCCTGTTATAGAAGACTTCAATTTATATGAAGAACTAATGAGTTCGATTAAATTTGTTAAGCTTCAGATTGAAACTATAAAACTAAAGATTAATATTGATAAGACTTATTCTATAAAATTTGATATTTCTCAGTTTAAGCAAATGGTACTAAATATTTTACTTAACAGCAAAGATGCTGTTAAGGATGTTGATATGCCTATTATTGAAATATCTGCAATTGAAGCTGATGACAATATAGTACTGTATTTTAAAGATAACGGTTATGGCATGAATAAAGATGATATACAATATATTTTTGAACCATTTTATACAACGAAGGCTGTAGGTAATGGGGTTGGCATGTTTGTTGTTAAGCAGATTGTGGATGAAAATGGCGGCAGCATACACGTTGAAAGTGATGGAAAACAAAAGGGCATGTGTATTACTTTAAAAGCAAAAAAGGGTGAATTAAATGAAAAACAAACTGCTGATAGTTGATGACGAGCCAAAAATATTAAGATCTCTAAAGTTTCTTTTAGAGGAAAATTTTGAAATATATACAAGTAAAAATTCTGCAGAAGCTTTAGATCTATTTAGAAAAGAAAAAATATTTCTAGTCCTTCTTGATTTAAGATTAAAAGAAGATAGTGGACTTGATCTAATGAAGAGTCTGCTTGAGTTTGAACCTAACGCCATCATCATTATAATGACAGCTTTTTCTACCATTGAAAACTCAATTAATGCTATCAAGACTGGTGCTTACTACTTTATAACGAAACCAATTGATACCGATCAGCTTTTATTATTGCTAAATACAGCCAATGAAAAGTTGAAAATGATACAAAAAATAAGCCACCTGGAAGGGCATATAAAAAAAGATATTATAGGTGAATCCCCTCGTATAAAAGAAATTATTAGTATAATAAATAAAATAAAGGATACAGATGCTACGGTTTTAATTACAGGAGAAAGTGGTACTGGAAAAGAACTTATAGCCCAAAAAATTCATACATTAAGCAATCGTGCTGATAAGCCCTTTGTAGCTATAAACTGTGCTGCTATGGTGGGAGATCTTTTAGAAAGTGAACTTTTTGGATATAAGAAGGGTGCATTTACAGGAGCTTATAAAGATGAAATTGGGGTTATAAGAAGAACCGATAAAGGAACACTTTTACTTGATGAAATAGGAGAAATGGATTTAAGGTTACAGTCAAAGCTATTGCGGTTTCTTCAAGCTAAAGAAATAAGACAAATTGGTGATGAAAAGACACATAAAGTTGATGTGAGAATAGTTTGTGCAACAAATAGGGATTTAAAAAAGGAAGTAGAAGCTGGAAACTTTCGAGAGGATCTTTATTATAGAATCAATGTAATTAACTTGGTAGCTCCTTCTCTAAGAGAACGCATAGAGGACTTAAAATATCTGGTACCTTACTTTATCGACAAGTATAATATTTCTTTTAATAAAAACGTCAAAGGAATTACTGATAAATACTATGAGCAACTTAAAAACTATAGATTCGAAGGAAATATAAGAGAATTGGAGAATATAATTCAAAGAGCAGTACTTCTAAGCACAGGGGAATATATTGAACCTGATTTGCTTCATATAACTACACATAAAGCAATAGACCCTATAGATGATGCCTCGGACAATTACATCAAAATATATATGGGTGAAAGTATGAAGGAAATAGAGAAGAAGGCAATAGAATTTACATTGAAAAATAATAACCAGAACCGAAAACGGACTGCTGACAGTCTTGGAATATCCGAAAGAGCACTAAGGTATAAGATCAAAGAATATAACTTATAATCAACCCTGCAAAATTTGCACCCTGCAAAATTTGCAGGGTATTTTTTTCCTAAATCTCAAATATGGAAGATATGATGAAATTTTCAACCCTTTAAATTAGCCATTTCATAGGTTTTTAAAAGTTGGCACGGAACATGCAATATAATTGTATATCTTAATCATTAGCGTTAACTTAAACCATAACTTGTCATCCTGAGCGGAGCAAAGTGGAGCCGAAGGATCTTAGTATTAGCAAAAATCTTCCTTATTACAAGATCCTTCGCTACGCTCAGGATGACGGCTGGACAAAACTTTGGAAATAATTGTATTAACTTAACGCTTATGCTATCTTAAATTATTTATAAAATTTTTGTTTTATAAGGATGGTGGTGAGAGGAGGGCAGCAGGATATTTATCTAAGCAAGTATCTATACATAAACAATGATAGGAGGTATGGTATATGTCTTTTGAAATTATCGAAAATATTTTTACTATGAGTGCGGATATGGTGATGACTACTGCTATGGCAGCTGTATTACTGGTGATTGGTTATTTTATTAAGGGGAAGGTTAATTTTTTAGAAAAATATTGTATCCCAGCACCAGTTGTAGGCGGGTTTCTATTTATGCTTATTACATGGATTGGTCACGTTACAGGGGCATTTTCCTTTAGTTTTACTACAACGCTGCAATCCTTCTTTATGCTAGCTTTTTTTACTACAGTTGGACTTGGTGCAAGTATGGCGTTATTAAAAAAAGGAGGAATTTTACTAGTCGTTTATTGGTTAATAGCTGGGGTTTCTTCTATTTTTCAAAATGCTATAGGAATTGCTGTTTCAAAAATAACTGGTTTAGAACCAGCATATGGTCTTTTATCAAGTGCTATTACAATGGTTGGTGGACATGGAGCTGGTGCTGCATATGGTATGACTTTTGAAGGCATGGGATATCCTGCAGGTACTCTTGTAGGAGCAGCAGCTGCAACCTTTGGTCTAATTTCATCTGTTATGGTGGGGGGACCTGTTGCACGACGTTTAATTGAAAAAAATAACTTAAAACCAGATCATAGTGAGGACTTTGATACAAGTGTTACAGAAATAAATGCTGCCAGTGGTGAGGTTTTAAGTGGGCTTGATATTATTAAAAATGTAACTGCTATCTTAGTATGTATGGCTCTTGGAACTATGGTTTCAGGTTGGATAGGCAAGCTAATAAATATGGAATTTCCAACTTATGTAGGTGCAATGTTTGTAGCAGTTATCCTACGTAATTTAAATGAAAAAGTGCGTTGGTATAAGTTTGACTATCCATTAGTAGAAGGAATTGGAGATGTTACGCTTGGTCTTTATCTATCAATGGCTATGATGACTTTAAGAATGTGGGAATTAGCAGGACTTGCAGGACCAATGCTTATCGTGTTAGTGTGTCAAGTTATTTTTGTAGTTTCCTTTACTTACTTTGTTGTATTCCGTTTGCTTGGAAAGAACTACGATGCTGCTGTTATGTGTGCTGGTCTTTTAGGTCATGGCTTAGGTGCAACGCCTACAGCGATTGTAAACCTTACTGCTGTTAATGACCGTTATGGAATGAGTAGAAAGGCCATGATGATCGTTCCAATCGTTGGAGCTTTCTTAGTTGATATTATATATCAACCACAAACAGTGTGGTTTATAAAGACTTTTGTTGAAAATTTGAGGTAAAAATTTAAAAATTAGGAGGCAGTTATGAAAAAACTAATAGAATGTGTTCCAAATTTTAGTGAAGGTAGAAATACAGGGATCGTAGAGGAAATTATTGATGAAGTTAGAAAAATAGAAGGTATAACAATTTTGGACTATTCATCTGACAAAGATCACAACAGAACAGTCCTTACAATGATAGGATCTCCTGAGAGAATAAAAGAAGCTGCTATAAACTCTGCAAGAAAAGCTGCTGAACTTATAGATATGTCAAAACACGAAGGTGCTCACCCTAGAATGGGAGCAACAGATGTTATTCCATTTACACCTGTAGCCCATGTGACAATAGAGGAATGTATCGAAGTTGCAAAAGAAGTAGGGGCTGAAATAGGAAACTGGGAGATTCCAGTATATCTATACGAAGATGCAGCAACAACTCCTGATAGAAAAAATCTTGCAAGTGTAAGAAAAGGTCAATACGAAGGTTTCTTTGAAAAAATCAACAAAGAAGAATGGAAACCAGATTTTGGACCTCAAGCAATGAACGCAAAAAGTGGTTGTACAGCAGTAGGTGTAAGAGTACCGCTAGTAGCATATAATATAAATCTAGACACACCAGATGTAGAAATTGCAGATAAAATTGCAAAAAAAGTAAGACATCTGGGTGGAGGACTAGTGTATGTAAAAGCTATAGGCTTAAAACTAGAAGAAAGAAATCAAACTCAGGTTTCAATGAATCTAGTTAACTATGA includes:
- the gltS gene encoding sodium/glutamate symporter, which produces MSFEIIENIFTMSADMVMTTAMAAVLLVIGYFIKGKVNFLEKYCIPAPVVGGFLFMLITWIGHVTGAFSFSFTTTLQSFFMLAFFTTVGLGASMALLKKGGILLVVYWLIAGVSSIFQNAIGIAVSKITGLEPAYGLLSSAITMVGGHGAGAAYGMTFEGMGYPAGTLVGAAAATFGLISSVMVGGPVARRLIEKNNLKPDHSEDFDTSVTEINAASGEVLSGLDIIKNVTAILVCMALGTMVSGWIGKLINMEFPTYVGAMFVAVILRNLNEKVRWYKFDYPLVEGIGDVTLGLYLSMAMMTLRMWELAGLAGPMLIVLVCQVIFVVSFTYFVVFRLLGKNYDAAVMCAGLLGHGLGATPTAIVNLTAVNDRYGMSRKAMMIVPIVGAFLVDIIYQPQTVWFIKTFVENLR
- a CDS encoding transporter substrate-binding domain-containing protein, producing the protein MKKAVIILFILLNIALPQPSFAVSGTYRVAGDRQFPPYEYVDHDGVYKGFNVDILKAISIVTGIEFEFLPMRWEDAYNSIERGEADIIQGMKESHDRKNKFLFTDSLLLNSQSIFVLDSNTAIYSKRDLAGKVIALIKEDIVYQEISKINDVKIVQYDSLEEALQDLLNNKVDALIGNTLTVNYLCNEMNSIDLIKIVGDTLNEQKYAMAVAIDNEILLDKLNKGIYEIQKNGMYDSLYRRWFGIPIKNTKTQYEILLKVTFGICGALIVIILAIQSINRKLKKIIQAKTEAQKALINELRHYDKMQFMDKIISSVAHEIRNPLTSIKIYTSQMKNKIDNKEFMIAAAEDIPEEIDRIDGLIKEFMQYTSPKKPVIEDFNLYEELMSSIKFVKLQIETIKLKINIDKTYSIKFDISQFKQMVLNILLNSKDAVKDVDMPIIEISAIEADDNIVLYFKDNGYGMNKDDIQYIFEPFYTTKAVGNGVGMFVVKQIVDENGGSIHVESDGKQKGMCITLKAKKGELNEKQTADS
- a CDS encoding sigma-54-dependent transcriptional regulator, with the translated sequence MKNKLLIVDDEPKILRSLKFLLEENFEIYTSKNSAEALDLFRKEKIFLVLLDLRLKEDSGLDLMKSLLEFEPNAIIIIMTAFSTIENSINAIKTGAYYFITKPIDTDQLLLLLNTANEKLKMIQKISHLEGHIKKDIIGESPRIKEIISIINKIKDTDATVLITGESGTGKELIAQKIHTLSNRADKPFVAINCAAMVGDLLESELFGYKKGAFTGAYKDEIGVIRRTDKGTLLLDEIGEMDLRLQSKLLRFLQAKEIRQIGDEKTHKVDVRIVCATNRDLKKEVEAGNFREDLYYRINVINLVAPSLRERIEDLKYLVPYFIDKYNISFNKNVKGITDKYYEQLKNYRFEGNIRELENIIQRAVLLSTGEYIEPDLLHITTHKAIDPIDDASDNYIKIYMGESMKEIEKKAIEFTLKNNNQNRKRTADSLGISERALRYKIKEYNL
- a CDS encoding flagellar protein FlgN is translated as MREELVAYLLRISEGKRLLVNHLLKITQQQSKALEEEDTKALEDLIQEKQTVMAKVDVLDKEFVEKYNLIKEELGIENLQEYEGEMSATFKELREKIAGIFKVIEEVQRLDQANTKKVKNNITKAQQNIKSIKTGKKALTGYNQPYKENPSFFIDKKK
- the fliD gene encoding flagellar filament capping protein FliD, producing the protein MRIGGIASGMDTESMVQNLMRAERLRIDRFFQQEQRLKWRQEAFNNINRSMANFILDSRKAFGLTTVSNTGTMLSRSAQSFNWVKKAASSNESVVKATANASAMPGTHKIQVEQLAEVASVASTRLTDTILNADGTFKEYGTFEITTKGGKKEITIADAKVEGSKVIEAPVDFTEQPLIFMVNNTPVELTGNYTSLEGEEGLIEAIQKKLGESITVDLDHEGKLVMTSKQNINITAIEGDLSVLGLNQGSTLATNTIDSVVRELNSTADVNLGIRAAYDKDLGRLMITTRETGEEQHITIGGTEELVNKMFGIDAVHKTGQDAIIYFNDESREQPINKSTNNFSIFGINLQLQGTDPGKEITIHVESDVDSIFDKVKSFVDEYNKMIDMVNGQLGEKYYRDFSPLTNEQKESMSEKDIELWEEKAKSGLLRNDSTLTRTLQTMRSNLYERVEGVTGSYNHITQIGITTGAYQSGGKLVIDEEKLRKAINDDPEGVVDLLFKTPDASITDDKEKMKNTGLVQRIYDGMIDGIKEVIRQSGPGEDAALLRNVRSNILIDFVTAGSQSVLDKDLSGINSRIAREEMLLAKREERYWQQFTAMEKALSQMNQQSAWLMSQLGQQQY